A stretch of Candidatus Woesearchaeota archaeon DNA encodes these proteins:
- a CDS encoding V-type ATP synthase subunit B has product MKEYKTITRVAGPLIFVEKTHPVGYGDLVRIRLSDGSLKNGQVLDTSETMVVAQVFEGTSGIGKDTQVTFLGEPIKLGVSEDLLGRVLSGSGKPIDGGPEIVPEKRVEIIGAAINPYSRQSPSDFIQTGISTIDATNTLVRGQKLPLFSGSGLPHNEIALQIARQAKVVGQKEGFVVVFAAMGITSEEAQYFMKDFEQTGAIQRSVVFLNLADDPAVERLVTPRIALTAAEYFAFQRDMHVLVILTDLTNYCESLREIGAAREEIPGRRGYPGYMYTDLAVIYERAGMIKGKKGSVTQIPILTMPGDDITHPISDLTGYITEGQIVLSRELHRKGIYPPIDILPSLSRLMNAGIGAKRTREDHKQVSDQLYANYAEGRDLRGLVAIVGEEALSERDRKLLKFAEIFESRFVRQGREEDRSIAATLDLAWELLSTFSESDLIRISPELKKKYYKKKQ; this is encoded by the coding sequence ATGAAAGAGTACAAAACAATAACCCGAGTAGCAGGTCCACTCATTTTCGTGGAAAAAACACATCCTGTAGGCTATGGAGATCTTGTCAGGATACGACTGAGTGATGGAAGTCTCAAGAATGGACAAGTTCTTGATACGAGCGAAACCATGGTCGTCGCCCAGGTCTTCGAAGGGACGAGTGGCATAGGTAAAGACACACAGGTAACCTTTCTTGGAGAACCTATTAAACTTGGAGTCTCTGAAGATCTTTTGGGAAGAGTACTCAGTGGATCAGGCAAACCAATCGATGGTGGCCCAGAGATTGTTCCTGAAAAAAGAGTAGAGATTATTGGCGCTGCTATTAATCCATACTCACGACAATCTCCGTCAGATTTTATTCAAACAGGAATTTCAACCATCGATGCTACCAACACGCTCGTCCGTGGACAAAAATTGCCATTGTTTTCAGGAAGTGGACTTCCTCACAATGAAATTGCGCTCCAAATAGCACGACAGGCAAAGGTCGTTGGCCAGAAGGAGGGCTTTGTCGTTGTCTTTGCAGCTATGGGCATTACCAGCGAAGAGGCTCAGTACTTCATGAAGGACTTTGAACAGACTGGAGCCATCCAGCGTAGTGTTGTCTTCCTCAATCTTGCTGATGATCCAGCAGTCGAACGTCTCGTTACACCGCGAATTGCATTAACTGCTGCAGAATATTTCGCATTCCAGCGCGATATGCACGTTCTAGTAATATTAACTGATCTTACCAACTACTGTGAGTCTTTACGAGAGATTGGTGCAGCACGAGAAGAAATTCCAGGAAGACGAGGATATCCAGGATATATGTACACGGATCTTGCAGTCATCTATGAACGTGCAGGAATGATTAAAGGGAAGAAAGGAAGCGTAACGCAAATTCCGATTCTTACTATGCCTGGTGATGACATTACTCACCCTATCTCAGATCTTACCGGTTATATTACCGAAGGACAGATTGTGTTAAGTAGAGAGCTCCACCGAAAGGGAATTTATCCGCCAATTGATATATTGCCTTCACTCTCTCGATTGATGAATGCCGGTATTGGAGCAAAGCGAACACGAGAAGATCATAAGCAGGTATCAGATCAGCTCTATGCAAATTATGCAGAAGGAAGAGACTTACGAGGACTGGTCGCAATTGTCGGTGAGGAGGCACTTAGCGAAAGAGATAGAAAACTCCTAAAGTTTGCAGAAATTTTTGAAAGTAGATTTGTCCGCCAGGGAAGAGAAGAGGATAGAAGCATTGCTGCAACCTTAGATCTTGCCTGGGAACTTCTCTCAACATTCTCAGAAAGTGACTTGATCAGAATAAGCCCTGAGTTGAAGAAAAAATACTACAAGAAAAAACAATAA
- a CDS encoding V-type ATP synthase subunit D, whose product MADIKPTRSEYMKLKNKIKLAKSGHKLLKKKRDGLIIEFFELLKKTKNVREELTKHYLNSLQKMNTTRLMMYDYEIKSLVMSIPYAPEFEVGRKNLLGVIVPTITRKSSIVKTIAERGYGIFNSPSIDEACESYERLMDKILEVAEIETAMRKILEEIEKTKRRVNALEFDVIPRMERQAIFVRMRLEEMERESFGRLKRIKAKSGK is encoded by the coding sequence ATGGCAGATATAAAACCAACACGCTCAGAGTATATGAAGCTGAAAAACAAGATTAAGCTTGCCAAGTCAGGTCATAAGCTCTTGAAAAAAAAGCGGGATGGTTTAATCATTGAGTTTTTTGAGCTCCTGAAAAAAACAAAAAATGTCCGTGAAGAGCTCACTAAACATTACCTTAACTCGCTGCAAAAGATGAACACAACACGGTTAATGATGTACGACTATGAGATTAAGTCGTTAGTCATGAGCATTCCGTATGCACCCGAGTTTGAGGTTGGAAGGAAAAATCTTCTTGGGGTTATTGTACCAACCATTACCAGAAAATCTTCTATTGTCAAAACCATCGCTGAGCGTGGGTATGGTATTTTCAATTCTCCTTCTATTGATGAAGCATGCGAATCCTATGAGCGTCTGATGGACAAAATTCTGGAAGTAGCAGAAATAGAAACAGCAATGCGTAAAATTCTTGAAGAAATTGAAAAAACAAAACGTCGAGTAAATGCACTTGAGTTTGACGTCATCCCTCGCATGGAACGCCAGGCAATCTTTGTCCGTATGCGTCTCGAGGAAATGGAACGAGAGAGTTTCGGACGATTAAAGCGCATCAAAGCAAAGAGTGGGAAGTAA
- a CDS encoding V-type ATP synthase subunit F (produces ATP from ADP in the presence of a proton gradient across the membrane; the F subunit is part of the catalytic core of the ATP synthase complex), producing the protein MEEKQKESCGEIAVYGKEDFLLGFMLVGIKHVYTEKENTTENVSVIKNLLHDSTAGVLVVQEEAYHNLPVRSQEDLSKSIKPVTVILSKESGIGRLREIIIKSIGVDLWNQ; encoded by the coding sequence GTGGAAGAGAAACAAAAAGAATCATGTGGAGAAATTGCGGTGTATGGAAAAGAGGACTTTTTGCTTGGTTTTATGCTCGTTGGCATTAAACACGTTTATACTGAGAAGGAAAATACAACAGAAAATGTCAGCGTTATTAAAAACCTCCTTCATGATAGTACCGCGGGAGTGCTTGTGGTGCAGGAGGAAGCCTACCATAATCTTCCAGTTCGTAGCCAAGAGGATCTCTCAAAATCTATTAAGCCAGTAACTGTTATCTTATCAAAGGAATCAGGCATTGGAAGACTCAGGGAAATTATCATTAAATCTATTGGTGTTGATCTCTGGAATCAATAA
- a CDS encoding ATP-binding cassette domain-containing protein: MNFGELRVLSDISFTIKENEFASIIGPSGCGKTTLLYLIQGLIKQTSGEIISVGKKGFVFQDHNLFPWKTIKENILIGPNEQSNIDLILEKIDLERFSDFYPSQVSEGMKQRAGIGRCLAYNSEILLMDEPFCSLDYFTKIKVQEFLLTLWKERKLTILFVTHDIEEAIRLSTKIVVLCKSPTRVIEIIDVDKNKSDAIRKEILDLIQKSSDSTK; encoded by the coding sequence ATGAATTTTGGAGAACTGAGAGTGCTGAGTGATATTTCTTTTACTATAAAGGAAAATGAATTTGCTTCAATTATTGGTCCAAGTGGATGTGGTAAAACAACGTTATTATACCTCATTCAAGGATTAATCAAACAAACAAGCGGAGAGATAATATCTGTAGGTAAAAAGGGATTCGTTTTTCAAGATCATAACCTATTTCCATGGAAGACCATTAAAGAAAATATTCTCATCGGACCTAATGAGCAATCCAATATTGATCTAATATTAGAAAAGATTGATTTAGAGAGGTTTAGTGATTTTTATCCGAGTCAAGTATCTGAAGGAATGAAACAACGTGCAGGAATTGGAAGATGTTTAGCATATAACTCAGAGATACTTCTCATGGATGAACCGTTTTGCTCATTGGATTACTTTACCAAAATAAAAGTACAAGAATTCTTACTAACACTATGGAAAGAGAGAAAACTGACCATACTTTTTGTAACACACGATATTGAGGAAGCAATAAGATTGTCAACCAAAATAGTTGTATTATGTAAATCGCCTACAAGAGTTATAGAAATAATCGACGTTGATAAAAATAAAAGTGATGCAATAAGAAAAGAAATACTTGATCTGATCCAAAAATCCTCTGATTCTACAAAGTAA
- a CDS encoding NrtA/SsuA/CpmA family ABC transporter substrate-binding protein, which translates to MNKQKVTIGVLIGLILVIIIGISMLVKNMNSPTGAVIYNVNEINVAINPIPNSALLFIAEEKGYFKEQGLKINYHHFPTGKLALDALIGGGADIATAADVPIALAGLAEQDISVLATIEYSNNNIQVVARKDSGIITPTDLKGKKIATTNGGGPLFFTYTFLERNKINISDVKLIYLNPGDMVAALIKGDIDAFIVFEPSPAVAKREMGNSKVTVFAPTDLYGETWNIVTMSHFDNQNEYTIKKFIIALLKAETFLKENKEESLEIVSKYSGTDKLLLVDIMQKQNYGVVLNNLIVEYPKQEAEWAIAIGISSQNKAPNYYDIIDAKYLRELKPSGVTYENAK; encoded by the coding sequence ATGAATAAGCAAAAAGTAACTATAGGAGTTTTAATCGGACTAATTCTCGTGATTATCATTGGCATATCAATGCTCGTCAAAAATATGAATAGTCCAACGGGTGCAGTCATCTATAATGTAAACGAGATAAATGTAGCTATTAATCCAATTCCAAATTCTGCGTTGCTATTTATTGCAGAGGAGAAAGGATACTTTAAAGAACAAGGGCTGAAAATTAATTATCACCATTTTCCAACAGGTAAATTAGCTTTGGATGCACTCATTGGTGGGGGAGCAGATATTGCAACTGCTGCAGATGTGCCTATTGCACTTGCTGGACTCGCCGAGCAAGATATCTCTGTTCTGGCAACTATCGAATATTCCAATAATAATATTCAGGTCGTTGCTAGAAAAGATTCTGGAATAATTACACCAACCGATTTAAAAGGCAAGAAGATAGCAACAACCAATGGCGGAGGTCCGCTTTTCTTTACCTATACCTTTCTTGAGAGAAATAAAATAAATATTTCTGATGTAAAATTGATTTATCTAAACCCCGGCGATATGGTTGCTGCTCTGATTAAAGGAGATATTGATGCGTTTATTGTATTTGAACCATCACCAGCAGTGGCAAAAAGAGAAATGGGCAATAGTAAAGTCACTGTTTTTGCTCCTACTGATCTCTATGGAGAGACATGGAATATAGTTACAATGAGTCATTTTGATAACCAAAATGAATATACCATAAAGAAATTTATTATAGCTCTGCTGAAGGCAGAGACGTTTTTAAAAGAAAACAAAGAAGAATCTCTAGAGATTGTTTCAAAATATTCAGGAACTGATAAACTTTTACTCGTGGACATTATGCAGAAACAAAATTATGGTGTTGTATTAAACAATTTAATTGTGGAATATCCAAAACAAGAAGCAGAATGGGCTATAGCTATTGGAATAAGTTCACAAAATAAAGCACCAAATTATTATGACATAATCGACGCAAAATATCTTAGAGAATTAAAGCCCAGTGGAGTTACCTACGAAAATGCAAAATGA
- a CDS encoding ABC transporter permease, which translates to MKNNKVIYLVLLILFFLLCWHFAVIFFHLNKTLYPTPSRVFSSFFESKNLFLDLQTSLLRLLLGSVVGIVSGILFGIITGHFSHINEIFGTFTNFFRFIPPLALVPLFLLWFGIGEGSKIGLLAWTCFFPVWISTYNGVKNLENKYYYVAKSLEIRGFYFLREVLFKGSLNYILNGTRIGIGIAFSVLIAAEMIGAYAGLGYRIFFLQSVYRVDMMIAYIVVLGSLGIIIDRLFVLLSKKLTPWKNDE; encoded by the coding sequence ATGAAAAACAACAAAGTAATATATTTAGTGCTACTTATTTTATTTTTTCTCCTTTGTTGGCATTTTGCAGTTATTTTCTTTCATCTAAATAAAACATTATATCCAACGCCTTCTCGTGTTTTTAGCTCTTTTTTTGAATCAAAAAATTTATTTCTTGACTTGCAAACAAGTCTATTACGATTGTTATTAGGAAGTGTTGTAGGTATTGTTTCTGGGATTTTGTTTGGTATCATCACCGGTCATTTTTCCCATATTAATGAGATATTTGGTACATTTACTAATTTTTTTAGGTTTATACCACCGCTTGCCTTGGTTCCACTTTTTTTATTGTGGTTTGGGATCGGAGAAGGCTCTAAAATAGGCTTATTAGCCTGGACATGCTTCTTTCCAGTATGGATAAGCACCTATAATGGAGTAAAAAATCTTGAAAACAAATATTATTATGTTGCAAAAAGCCTAGAGATCAGAGGATTTTATTTCCTGAGAGAAGTATTATTCAAGGGATCCCTGAATTATATCCTCAATGGAACAAGAATTGGGATTGGGATAGCATTTTCAGTTTTAATTGCAGCTGAGATGATAGGCGCATATGCTGGATTAGGTTATAGAATTTTTTTCTTGCAGTCTGTCTATAGAGTTGATATGATGATAGCATACATTGTTGTTTTAGGAAGTTTAGGAATAATTATAGATCGGTTGTTCGTGTTATTATCTAAAAAGCTGACACCATGGAAAAATGACGAATAA
- a CDS encoding V-type ATPase subunit: MIRLKFYPYAYVRVQVMKSLLLTREDYEKLLKMGLQEIIHYLQNKGYKEFSELSMRYTGIELLERALKQNLTRTYIKLKQISDPGLREVIEQYLTRYDLFNMKTITRGIFTHQAKEEILTLLVPVGKYDLEFYEEMIDKRSVRELFAKLKTSIFKDYINGTHLYKKNLDALTLADLAEIETAFDKAYFMYVLNFFSQIKKQGEAIKRLVYHEIMNTDILTLMRLKRENRDPKIIAQYLIPVDEKFDALLKQIIETGEKEMFINLIRKELRKVITKELEGEFDRALNDYKSTNTLVTTERLLKQNALARTRTSSHTDVLSVNGIVSFIFSKEIEIKNIHTIYKGKVFGIDEHTLRQFIII; the protein is encoded by the coding sequence ATGATACGCTTGAAATTTTATCCCTATGCATACGTAAGAGTTCAGGTAATGAAAAGTCTCCTGCTCACCAGAGAAGACTATGAAAAACTTCTCAAGATGGGTCTCCAGGAGATCATCCATTATCTCCAAAATAAAGGCTATAAGGAGTTCTCTGAACTCTCCATGAGATATACGGGGATAGAGTTGCTTGAACGAGCACTCAAGCAAAATCTGACGAGAACCTATATCAAGCTGAAACAAATTTCTGATCCAGGATTGCGCGAGGTTATTGAACAATACCTAACCCGATATGATCTCTTTAACATGAAGACTATTACGCGAGGTATCTTCACGCATCAAGCAAAGGAAGAAATCCTGACTCTTCTCGTCCCCGTCGGGAAATATGATCTTGAGTTTTATGAAGAAATGATAGACAAGAGAAGTGTGCGTGAGCTTTTTGCAAAGTTGAAAACAAGTATATTTAAGGATTACATCAATGGAACTCATCTGTATAAAAAGAATCTTGATGCACTTACCCTTGCTGATTTGGCAGAAATAGAAACTGCCTTTGACAAGGCGTACTTTATGTATGTGCTCAACTTCTTTTCACAGATAAAGAAGCAGGGAGAAGCCATAAAGCGATTAGTGTATCACGAGATTATGAATACGGATATACTCACGCTTATGCGCCTTAAGAGAGAAAATAGAGATCCAAAAATAATTGCGCAGTATCTCATACCTGTCGATGAGAAATTTGATGCCCTGCTCAAGCAAATAATAGAAACTGGAGAAAAAGAAATGTTCATCAATCTCATACGAAAAGAATTACGAAAGGTTATCACCAAGGAATTAGAAGGGGAGTTTGATCGAGCCCTTAATGATTATAAGAGTACAAATACCTTAGTAACAACCGAGCGACTGCTTAAGCAAAATGCGCTTGCGAGAACAAGAACTTCGTCCCACACCGATGTACTGTCGGTAAATGGTATTGTGTCATTTATTTTTTCGAAAGAAATCGAGATTAAAAATATCCATACCATCTACAAGGGAAAAGTATTTGGCATTGATGAGCACACGCTTCGGCAGTTTATTATTATCTGA
- a CDS encoding V-type ATP synthase subunit A: MSKRTKDTTKNETGSKNNNNKSNNNTNSGDATGVLARIAGPVVVAKNLKAKMYDVVFVGEKRLMGEVIQIREDSVVIQVYEDTTGLKPGEVVVNKGVPLKVELGPGLLKSIYDGIQRPLPVLQHMQGDYILRGATAPALDQEKKWLFKPTVKKGDSVGPGSIIGEVEEVEGIKHKIMVPPQYTAGKISDIKEGKFTVTEQIGTLDKQPLYLKQEWPVRMSRPVKEKLSPTVPLITGQRVFDALFPIAKGGTAAIPGPFGAGKTVSQHQLAKWCDAQIIVYVGCGERGNEMTEVLTEFPELIDPKSGKPLLNRTVLIANTSNMPVAAREASVYTGATIAEYFRDMGYDVALMADSTSRWAEAMREISSRLEEMPGEEGYPAYLSTRLAEFYERAGRVLPLSTKTKDTGIGSVTIIGAVSPPGGDFSEPVTQGTLRVTKSFWALDAKLAQRRHFPSINWLTSYSLYYRTLEPWFLENVSPEWHEVLQRVNTILQEEDKLMEIVQLVGSDALPPKQQLLLEVARMLREFFLQQNAYHDVDTYSELTKTFTLMKTILFFYDLAIDAGEKGARMQDLLHITSKDLIANAKFEKDYQKLLTKVREDIEKEVTALIK, from the coding sequence ATGAGCAAGCGTACTAAAGACACAACCAAAAACGAGACGGGAAGTAAGAATAATAATAACAAGAGCAACAATAATACAAACAGTGGCGATGCAACAGGAGTTCTTGCACGAATAGCTGGTCCTGTGGTCGTTGCAAAGAACCTCAAGGCAAAAATGTATGATGTCGTCTTTGTTGGTGAAAAACGACTGATGGGAGAAGTTATTCAAATACGAGAAGATAGTGTGGTCATCCAAGTCTATGAAGACACCACTGGCTTAAAGCCAGGTGAAGTTGTCGTGAACAAGGGAGTACCGCTCAAAGTCGAGCTTGGGCCAGGTCTTCTGAAGAGCATCTACGATGGTATCCAACGGCCTTTACCGGTATTGCAGCATATGCAGGGTGACTATATTCTTCGAGGAGCTACTGCTCCTGCGCTGGATCAAGAAAAAAAATGGCTATTTAAACCAACGGTAAAAAAGGGAGATAGTGTTGGACCAGGCAGCATTATTGGGGAAGTCGAGGAAGTTGAGGGAATTAAGCATAAGATAATGGTTCCGCCTCAGTATACTGCAGGGAAAATTAGTGACATTAAGGAAGGAAAATTTACCGTTACTGAGCAGATTGGAACGCTTGACAAACAGCCCTTGTACTTAAAGCAGGAATGGCCAGTCCGAATGTCTCGCCCAGTAAAGGAAAAGCTTTCTCCGACGGTACCATTAATTACCGGGCAGAGAGTCTTTGATGCACTCTTTCCTATTGCTAAAGGAGGAACTGCCGCAATTCCCGGGCCTTTTGGAGCTGGAAAGACAGTCTCGCAGCACCAGCTTGCAAAGTGGTGTGATGCACAGATCATTGTGTATGTTGGTTGCGGTGAGCGTGGCAATGAGATGACTGAAGTGCTTACCGAATTTCCCGAGCTGATTGATCCAAAATCGGGAAAGCCACTTTTAAACCGAACCGTGCTCATTGCAAATACCTCAAATATGCCTGTTGCTGCACGAGAGGCAAGCGTGTATACTGGAGCAACAATTGCAGAATATTTCAGGGATATGGGATATGATGTCGCACTTATGGCAGATTCTACCTCACGTTGGGCAGAAGCAATGCGAGAAATTTCCTCACGCCTTGAGGAAATGCCCGGTGAAGAAGGTTATCCAGCATACCTCTCCACCAGACTTGCAGAATTCTACGAGCGAGCAGGACGGGTTCTTCCCCTATCTACCAAAACAAAGGATACAGGGATTGGATCAGTAACCATTATTGGGGCAGTCAGTCCTCCAGGAGGAGACTTTTCAGAGCCGGTAACTCAGGGAACATTACGTGTTACTAAATCATTCTGGGCTCTTGATGCAAAGCTGGCTCAGCGACGACATTTCCCCTCGATCAATTGGTTGACGAGTTATTCGCTTTACTATCGAACACTTGAGCCATGGTTCCTTGAAAATGTTTCTCCAGAATGGCATGAGGTATTACAGCGAGTAAACACTATCCTCCAAGAGGAAGATAAGCTCATGGAGATTGTCCAACTTGTTGGCAGTGATGCACTGCCTCCGAAACAGCAACTGCTGCTCGAGGTAGCTCGAATGCTACGAGAATTTTTCCTCCAGCAGAATGCCTACCATGATGTCGATACCTATTCTGAATTAACAAAGACCTTTACGCTTATGAAAACCATATTGTTCTTCTATGATTTAGCTATCGACGCTGGAGAAAAAGGAGCAAGAATGCAGGATCTTTTGCACATAACATCAAAGGATTTAATTGCCAATGCCAAGTTCGAGAAAGATTACCAAAAGCTGTTAACCAAAGTGAGAGAAGATATAGAAAAAGAAGTAACAGCGCTTATTAAGTAG